The following proteins are encoded in a genomic region of Nitrospirota bacterium:
- a CDS encoding glycosyltransferase family 39 protein, translated as MTAQDKYSRYTIWCILMYALIITGWHLTYGSVSYMEAMNIFTGRQVLSGNFGFEPLMNLGSSLIQPPLAAIGDAAGGLYGARAVSMLFGIALTWIIYLTAGILFTEKKGRLSALLFLFTGTAVFVSVSATGDIIAAFFLGISFYLILLSEKKQSAILLLAGASALFLASVTKYIAVIYLLSFLVFVFWRFPLLRALVFFFLPLAALLSLYGTLVLYPAMESVIRSYLTTYQQIPFPVPDAAGWNLQWVEMPYLLAIFGMFHKEKGKDAIMLTIFSTPIFLLYFLNGTEQSIDKNMIFSLVFLIHAAALGVDHMGSLFSSNVPASWVKPFFTTAVLIVIWVFGIKQIAWFEQQYANLTPVITFLQQKGHNGMTVVLDSSARYQDYVYRYSLEKQFPSARFIPAPFNDNDKRDEVLAAAQPDFVIFNEFYVGTYFWKVPIYYYDKGFALVNEFRLPFWTGIQNVNILRGGNA; from the coding sequence ATGACCGCACAAGACAAATACTCCAGATACACCATCTGGTGCATCCTGATGTATGCGCTCATTATCACAGGCTGGCACCTGACCTACGGTTCCGTTTCATATATGGAAGCAATGAATATCTTCACGGGGAGACAGGTCCTCTCCGGGAATTTCGGATTTGAACCCCTTATGAACCTCGGATCATCACTCATACAGCCTCCCCTTGCAGCCATAGGCGATGCCGCAGGAGGCCTCTATGGCGCACGGGCTGTCAGCATGCTTTTCGGTATTGCCCTGACATGGATCATATATCTGACCGCAGGAATTCTGTTCACCGAAAAAAAGGGGCGGCTTTCCGCCCTGCTGTTCCTGTTCACCGGAACAGCGGTATTCGTTTCGGTGTCCGCAACAGGTGACATCATCGCAGCGTTCTTTCTCGGGATTTCGTTTTATCTCATCCTGTTGTCCGAGAAGAAACAGTCGGCGATTCTTTTGCTGGCCGGGGCGTCAGCCCTGTTTCTGGCCTCTGTCACGAAATATATCGCCGTCATTTATCTGCTTTCTTTCCTGGTCTTTGTTTTCTGGAGGTTTCCTCTGCTCAGGGCTCTGGTGTTCTTCTTTCTGCCACTTGCCGCCCTGCTCTCCCTGTACGGAACCCTTGTACTCTATCCCGCCATGGAATCAGTCATCAGGAGCTACCTTACCACCTATCAGCAGATTCCGTTCCCTGTACCTGATGCAGCGGGCTGGAACCTCCAGTGGGTAGAAATGCCGTATCTCCTTGCGATATTCGGCATGTTCCACAAGGAAAAAGGAAAAGACGCGATCATGCTCACCATCTTTTCCACACCGATTTTCCTGCTGTATTTTCTGAACGGCACCGAGCAGTCAATCGACAAGAACATGATTTTTTCCCTGGTGTTTCTGATCCATGCAGCTGCTCTTGGCGTCGACCATATGGGCAGTCTCTTTTCGTCCAATGTGCCGGCCTCCTGGGTAAAGCCGTTTTTTACTACAGCGGTACTGATTGTCATTTGGGTCTTCGGGATAAAACAGATTGCATGGTTCGAACAGCAGTATGCTAATCTGACGCCGGTGATTACCTTCCTCCAGCAGAAAGGCCATAACGGGATGACCGTTGTCCTTGATTCCAGCGCGCGGTACCAGGACTATGTCTACCGCTACTCGCTCGAAAAACAATTTCCTTCCGCACGCTTTATTCCTGCTCCTTTCAATGACAATGACAAGAGGGACGAGGTGCTCGCTGCAGCACAACCCGATTTTGTAATCTTCAACGAGTTCTATGTCGGCACCTATTTCTGGAAGGTTCCGATATATTATTACGACAAGGGGTTTGCCCTTGTGAACGAATTCCGGCTGCCATTCTGGACAGGGATTCAAAATGTCAATATCTTACGAGGAGGTAATGCATGA
- a CDS encoding TIGR00282 family metallophosphoesterase: MKILFIGDIVGKTGRNATKTLLPAVVSRYKIDLVIANGENAAGGFGITDKIVAEILHSGVHVITTGNHVWDKKEFIPQIAKENRVLRPLNYPPGVPGYGSILLTLQDGTKAAVINLSGRVFMSNMDCPFRVGKAEVERLADLTRIIIIDFHAEATSEKIAFGHFMDSKVSAVIGTHTHVQTADEKILPGGTAYITDVGMTGPDDSVIGIEKQQIIERFLTNMPMRFETARGEGIFSAAVVEIDQESGKSSAIQRLQLRYP, from the coding sequence GTGAAGATACTCTTTATCGGTGATATTGTCGGCAAGACCGGCAGAAATGCGACAAAGACCTTGCTCCCTGCTGTTGTCAGCAGGTACAAGATAGACCTTGTGATCGCAAACGGTGAAAATGCCGCAGGCGGTTTCGGCATAACCGATAAAATAGTCGCTGAGATCCTTCATTCCGGAGTCCATGTAATCACCACGGGAAACCATGTCTGGGACAAGAAGGAGTTTATCCCCCAGATTGCGAAAGAGAACAGGGTCCTCAGACCGCTGAATTATCCTCCAGGAGTACCGGGGTACGGCAGTATTCTGCTGACCCTGCAAGACGGCACTAAAGCAGCGGTCATCAATCTCTCCGGGCGTGTCTTCATGTCGAACATGGACTGTCCTTTCAGAGTTGGAAAAGCAGAGGTCGAGAGGCTTGCTGATTTGACGAGAATCATCATCATTGACTTTCACGCAGAGGCAACCTCAGAAAAAATCGCGTTCGGGCATTTCATGGACAGCAAGGTGAGCGCTGTCATCGGAACCCATACCCATGTGCAGACCGCCGATGAGAAGATATTGCCGGGAGGCACCGCCTATATTACCGATGTCGGCATGACAGGGCCTGACGATTCGGTCATCGGCATTGAAAAACAACAGATCATAGAACGGTTCCTGACAAATATGCCGATGCGGTTCGAAACGGCAAGGGGAGAGGGCATTTTTTCTGCGGCGGTCGTCGAAATCGATCAGGAATCAGGGAAGTCCTCTGCCATCCAGAGGCTGCAGCTCAGATATCCCTGA
- a CDS encoding glycosyltransferase gives MKNREETSRAAERIRHLLAVIAVIVTLYYLYWRVTETFNPNAMFFSWALFGAEVFGAVTTFLFYFVVWNPLKRKAPPPVTGATVDIMIPTKNESVDLLRKTLLACNDLKYPHRTIVLDDGKRPEVKTLCEELGCVYLARETHEHAKAGNLNFGLQHSTAQYVAIFDADHVPLPHFIDRLIGYFRDEKVGFVQAPQEFYNIDSFQHRTDPKKKMIWGEQYLFFSLIQPGRDRWNAAYFVGSCAVIRRNALDDIGGFATGSITEDMLTSIKLHAKGWSSVYHNENLAYGIAAETLKPFHIQRQRWGVGSWQVFVKANPLLLKGLSFRQSLCYLSSMIYPLESIQKIIFYLTPPVALFTGVLPMKALDVNYLMHFIPYFIISILGFNEMARGFGGQIMLEQFSMGKFFTYFKTMIIPFLPKKSKEFKVTPKSELGHAPVTLIMPQMLILLASLVAICWALVELLIGRRNDSFIVAVNCFWALYNSGLALAIIQYDYKKLVQRRERFRMPDTLPVYFQSRNGTRSPRSLAVADNITEDGLSILTIGQVPAGQHVNIDLLLPNSVLSLQGKVVQEKSISAEQHKVSHLGVHFNNMPQQTKDMLSRYLHESAITKYMKEYSTRYKTYLEMRLMGRKHFRDRAYRAIAYLPVVLSTGEGHETYAVMKDISESGILLASRVLIPPGSRVSMHVMLGEEILELGGTAVRDLPYGSEDYPEYLVGIHFTPDSQKKVHSLLTIADRIGNFIFP, from the coding sequence ATGAAAAACAGGGAAGAAACATCACGGGCAGCAGAGAGGATCAGGCATCTTTTGGCGGTGATTGCGGTTATCGTCACGCTCTACTATCTTTACTGGAGGGTTACTGAAACCTTTAATCCCAATGCCATGTTCTTTTCATGGGCCCTTTTCGGTGCCGAGGTTTTTGGTGCCGTCACGACCTTTCTTTTTTATTTTGTGGTATGGAACCCGCTTAAACGTAAAGCCCCGCCTCCCGTCACCGGTGCAACTGTTGACATCATGATACCGACAAAAAATGAGTCTGTAGATCTGCTGCGGAAAACTCTTCTCGCATGCAATGATCTGAAATATCCTCACCGCACTATTGTCCTGGATGACGGAAAGCGTCCTGAAGTAAAAACGCTCTGTGAAGAACTGGGCTGCGTCTATCTCGCAAGGGAAACCCATGAACATGCGAAGGCCGGGAACCTCAACTTCGGACTGCAGCATTCGACTGCTCAATATGTCGCCATCTTCGATGCAGATCATGTTCCCCTTCCCCATTTCATCGACCGGCTCATCGGGTATTTCAGGGATGAAAAGGTCGGGTTTGTCCAAGCACCCCAGGAGTTCTATAACATCGATTCGTTCCAGCACAGGACCGATCCCAAAAAGAAAATGATATGGGGAGAGCAATACCTGTTCTTCTCCCTTATCCAGCCGGGAAGGGACCGATGGAATGCCGCCTATTTTGTCGGCAGCTGCGCGGTCATCCGAAGAAATGCCCTCGATGACATCGGGGGTTTTGCCACAGGTTCGATCACAGAAGACATGCTCACCTCCATAAAGCTCCATGCAAAAGGCTGGTCATCCGTCTATCATAATGAGAACCTCGCGTATGGCATCGCTGCCGAAACTCTCAAGCCCTTTCACATTCAGAGGCAGCGGTGGGGTGTGGGAAGCTGGCAGGTATTCGTAAAGGCAAATCCCCTTCTGCTCAAGGGACTGAGTTTCCGTCAGAGTCTCTGCTACCTCTCCTCAATGATCTACCCTCTGGAAAGCATCCAGAAGATCATCTTCTACCTTACGCCGCCGGTAGCCCTTTTCACCGGCGTGCTTCCGATGAAGGCGCTCGACGTCAATTATCTCATGCACTTCATTCCTTATTTCATAATCTCTATCCTCGGGTTCAATGAAATGGCGAGGGGGTTTGGCGGCCAGATCATGCTTGAGCAGTTCAGCATGGGAAAATTCTTCACCTATTTCAAGACGATGATAATCCCCTTTCTCCCGAAGAAGAGCAAGGAATTCAAGGTCACGCCAAAGTCGGAACTCGGGCATGCCCCGGTTACCCTTATCATGCCCCAAATGCTCATACTGCTTGCAAGTCTCGTCGCGATCTGCTGGGCGCTCGTCGAACTGCTCATCGGGCGGCGCAATGACAGCTTTATCGTCGCGGTCAACTGTTTCTGGGCGCTCTATAACAGCGGACTTGCGCTGGCCATTATTCAGTACGACTACAAAAAACTTGTTCAGCGCAGGGAGCGGTTCAGGATGCCCGATACGCTCCCTGTGTATTTCCAGTCAAGGAATGGAACACGGTCTCCCCGAAGCCTCGCGGTTGCCGACAACATCACTGAAGACGGTCTTTCCATTCTGACAATAGGACAGGTTCCGGCAGGACAGCACGTGAATATCGATTTACTGCTTCCGAACTCTGTACTCAGCCTGCAGGGGAAGGTAGTGCAGGAGAAGAGCATATCAGCGGAACAGCACAAGGTCTCTCATCTCGGCGTGCATTTCAACAATATGCCGCAGCAGACAAAGGATATGCTTTCGCGCTATCTCCATGAATCGGCAATCACGAAGTACATGAAAGAATACTCAACCAGATATAAAACGTATCTGGAGATGCGGCTGATGGGCAGGAAGCATTTCCGCGACCGTGCATACAGGGCGATTGCATACCTTCCGGTTGTCCTCAGCACCGGTGAAGGACATGAGACATATGCGGTGATGAAAGATATCTCTGAATCCGGAATTCTGCTTGCTTCACGGGTATTGATTCCCCCGGGAAGCAGGGTCTCCATGCATGTCATGCTCGGGGAAGAAATTCTCGAACTCGGGGGGACGGCAGTGAGGGATTTGCCATACGGAAGCGAGGATTATCCTGAATATCTCGTCGGTATTCATTTCACTCCTGATTCCCAGAAGAAAGTGCACAGCCTCCTCACAATCGCCGACAGGATAGGAAACTTCATATTCCCATGA
- the secG gene encoding preprotein translocase subunit SecG → MTVLLIILHVLVCFFLIAVVLLQSGKGAEIGAAFGGSSQTLFGSRGAASFMSKMTTVAAVVFMITSLTLAVVTSKSGSVVKSVPATQQQATPPPTGPVQGVQGNTAVTVTPQKTEQPPQQTTPKPQQTPAK, encoded by the coding sequence ATGACGGTTCTATTGATTATTTTGCATGTTTTGGTCTGTTTTTTTCTTATTGCGGTAGTCCTCCTGCAGAGCGGGAAGGGAGCGGAAATCGGAGCTGCTTTTGGAGGTTCCAGCCAGACGCTTTTCGGAAGCCGCGGTGCCGCATCTTTTATGAGCAAGATGACGACTGTTGCGGCGGTTGTGTTCATGATTACGTCGCTTACTTTGGCGGTCGTTACCTCTAAAAGCGGGTCGGTCGTTAAGTCAGTTCCTGCAACCCAGCAGCAGGCAACACCGCCTCCGACCGGGCCGGTTCAGGGAGTTCAGGGGAATACTGCGGTTACGGTAACACCGCAGAAAACGGAACAGCCTCCGCAGCAGACGACTCCAAAGCCGCAACAAACACCTGCAAAATAA
- the bcsG gene encoding cellulose biosynthesis protein BcsG, with protein sequence MGLWSVYFLGKIFLYLWGAIRFSVLPNLLFAAFLAVPVPKTLPLHHVLKSAKLGLSFLFAFLLLWYDSYFPPLLYTISTFQQIGLPEKEYIYRFVMNTLNPLAVLALLFILVLCIFLNRRIKLAPVVVLLMLIVPLFGLTRKDVGIEEYLTSFYQSESKRMVSFEQPEKKAPDFDILILHVCSLSWDDLRTVGFDTHPFLRKFDILFTNFNSVSSYTNPSAIRLLRANCGQQKHEAIYREASKECYLLESLRSLEYQTYTAIDNDAPAYRFVEDIMDHGKADAPISLKGIPVQQYDFDKTPIHNDLQILERWWDMRQKADKKRAALYFDITTLHGGAHWAHEKDWWKRDRPTHYKEFLLNLFANLEKFFQRISASGRNFVVVFVPEHGMALRGSSIQAPDLRDIPLPQITNIPVGIKFIGQGFQDTPVQQEIVAKPTSYLALSWTLSSLLKEPPFSREGRSLRQYLEEIPETRFVAENQEALVVRRDQDFYLYGKEKTWTKLPSSALR encoded by the coding sequence ATGGGATTATGGAGTGTGTATTTTCTGGGAAAGATTTTCCTGTACCTCTGGGGGGCGATCCGTTTCAGCGTTCTGCCGAACCTCCTGTTCGCCGCCTTTCTGGCTGTGCCCGTGCCCAAGACCCTTCCGCTGCACCATGTGCTGAAATCGGCAAAGCTGGGGCTGAGCTTCCTGTTCGCCTTTCTCCTCCTCTGGTACGATTCCTATTTTCCTCCTCTGCTGTATACAATCAGCACGTTTCAGCAGATCGGGCTGCCTGAAAAAGAGTATATTTACCGTTTTGTAATGAACACCCTCAACCCCCTTGCAGTGCTGGCGCTGCTTTTCATTCTCGTCCTGTGCATATTCCTGAACAGGCGCATCAAACTTGCCCCTGTCGTGGTGCTGCTCATGCTGATAGTCCCTCTGTTCGGATTGACCCGGAAAGACGTAGGAATAGAGGAATACCTTACCTCGTTCTACCAGTCAGAGTCGAAAAGAATGGTTTCCTTTGAACAACCGGAGAAGAAAGCGCCTGATTTCGACATACTCATCCTGCATGTCTGTTCACTGTCATGGGATGACCTGAGGACAGTCGGGTTTGATACGCATCCTTTCCTCAGAAAATTTGATATTCTCTTCACCAATTTTAATTCAGTATCGAGCTATACGAACCCCTCAGCCATCAGGCTCCTGAGGGCAAACTGCGGTCAGCAGAAACATGAGGCTATTTACCGGGAAGCTTCGAAAGAATGCTACCTGCTCGAAAGCCTCCGCTCCCTGGAGTATCAGACCTATACCGCCATTGACAACGACGCTCCTGCGTATCGTTTCGTCGAAGATATCATGGACCACGGGAAGGCGGATGCCCCGATTTCCCTGAAGGGCATCCCCGTGCAGCAGTACGACTTTGACAAGACGCCCATCCATAACGATCTCCAGATTCTCGAACGATGGTGGGATATGAGACAAAAAGCGGACAAAAAACGGGCGGCGCTGTATTTTGACATCACCACCCTCCATGGCGGTGCCCACTGGGCACATGAAAAAGACTGGTGGAAAAGGGACCGTCCGACCCACTATAAAGAGTTCCTGCTGAACCTTTTTGCGAACCTTGAGAAATTCTTCCAGCGCATTTCTGCATCAGGGCGGAATTTTGTTGTCGTTTTTGTCCCGGAACACGGGATGGCCCTTCGCGGCTCCAGCATCCAGGCGCCTGACCTCAGGGATATCCCCCTTCCCCAAATAACAAACATTCCTGTCGGGATTAAATTCATCGGCCAGGGATTTCAGGATACTCCTGTGCAGCAGGAAATTGTTGCAAAGCCGACAAGCTATCTTGCCCTTTCGTGGACGCTTTCCTCACTTCTCAAAGAACCGCCTTTCAGCAGAGAGGGCCGTTCACTCAGGCAGTACCTTGAAGAGATACCGGAAACCAGATTCGTTGCCGAAAACCAGGAAGCGCTGGTTGTCAGGAGAGACCAGGACTTTTATCTGTACGGGAAGGAAAAGACGTGGACCAAACTCCCATCATCTGCACTCCGTTAA
- a CDS encoding ABC transporter ATP-binding protein: MPAQTLIHTDNLNKAFATDAGELQVLKDINLSIKEGEMVGIIGASGAGKSTLLHILGALDRPTSGRVFYGNTDIFSLDRKSLASFRNSTIGFIFQFHHLLPEFSAVENVMMPGLIGFGSGYGNKISGYAEIRSRAERLLDEMGLSARKRHRPGELSGGEQQRVAVSRALILEPKAVLADEPTGNLDTATGEELFNIFIDLNKNKGVSFVIVTHNESLSGRCHRVLKISDGQLCDQS, from the coding sequence ATGCCGGCGCAGACGCTCATTCATACAGACAACCTCAACAAGGCCTTTGCCACAGATGCAGGCGAACTCCAGGTGCTGAAAGACATCAATCTGTCGATCAAGGAAGGGGAAATGGTCGGGATTATCGGTGCATCAGGAGCAGGAAAAAGCACCCTGCTGCATATCCTCGGGGCACTCGACAGGCCGACCTCGGGCAGAGTGTTTTACGGCAATACGGATATATTCTCTCTTGACAGAAAATCCCTCGCATCTTTCAGGAACAGCACGATAGGATTTATCTTTCAGTTTCATCATCTCCTCCCGGAATTCTCGGCCGTTGAGAATGTGATGATGCCGGGACTCATCGGATTCGGTTCAGGTTACGGGAATAAAATATCAGGATATGCGGAAATCAGGAGCAGGGCAGAGAGGCTTCTCGATGAGATGGGTCTTTCTGCAAGAAAGCGGCACAGGCCGGGGGAACTCTCCGGAGGAGAGCAGCAGCGTGTTGCGGTGTCACGGGCGCTTATTCTCGAACCGAAGGCAGTGCTTGCGGATGAACCTACTGGAAATCTGGATACTGCAACAGGTGAAGAACTTTTCAATATATTTATTGACCTTAATAAGAATAAGGGCGTGAGTTTTGTCATTGTGACCCACAATGAGTCACTGTCCGGCCGGTGCCACAGGGTGCTCAAAATATCGGATGGTCAGTTGTGTGATCAGTCATGA
- the rny gene encoding ribonuclease Y has translation MELYLLIGILAGVAVGLAITLVSQAQLKTKRAALEQERAKALENAQKEAESIRKEAQVEAKDMVYQAKSEVDKELRERRSELNHLDKRLRQKEEVLDRKFEQIEKRDQELNKREKDYVAKERTIQDRENTYNKLIREQTELLEKISGLSSDDAKKELLRKIEEESQFESAKLAKKIEDEAREHAEKKAKEIIGFSIQRYSSDYVTDTTVSSVSLPNDEMKGRIIGREGRNIRALEAATGVDLIVDDTPETVTLSAFDPVRREIARISLERLITDGRIHPTRIEEIVEKVKKEIETHIREEGEKAVFDFGLSGIHPELIKLIGRLKYRTSYGQNVLQHSREVAYLAGMMAGELRVDMKLAKRAGILHDIGKAVDHEIEGSHQEIGSNIARKYGENHKVSNAILVHHGEGDPMTVEAALVAAADALSAARPGVRKESIENYLKRLEKLEQMALSYKGVDKCYAIQAGREIRIIVKPEDVSDEISSMISRELARKIESEMTYPGQIKVTVIRESRYVEYAK, from the coding sequence ATGGAACTCTATTTGTTGATTGGCATACTTGCTGGTGTTGCAGTTGGTTTGGCTATTACTCTTGTATCGCAGGCGCAGCTGAAAACAAAGCGGGCAGCTCTCGAGCAGGAAAGGGCAAAAGCACTTGAAAATGCACAGAAGGAAGCTGAAAGCATCAGGAAAGAGGCGCAAGTTGAGGCCAAAGATATGGTTTATCAGGCAAAGTCCGAAGTTGACAAGGAACTCCGCGAACGACGCTCTGAACTGAACCATCTCGACAAAAGATTACGGCAGAAAGAGGAAGTGCTTGACAGGAAATTTGAACAGATCGAAAAAAGAGATCAGGAATTAAACAAAAGGGAAAAAGACTACGTTGCAAAGGAACGGACCATCCAGGACAGGGAAAATACCTACAACAAGTTAATCAGGGAACAGACAGAACTTCTTGAAAAGATATCCGGCCTGAGTTCCGACGATGCAAAGAAAGAGCTTCTCAGAAAAATCGAAGAGGAATCACAGTTTGAATCAGCAAAACTCGCCAAGAAAATCGAGGACGAGGCAAGGGAACATGCAGAGAAAAAGGCAAAGGAAATAATAGGTTTCTCGATACAGCGATATTCAAGCGATTATGTGACTGATACGACGGTATCCTCGGTGAGCCTTCCGAATGACGAGATGAAAGGAAGAATAATCGGCAGGGAGGGACGCAATATTCGGGCATTGGAGGCTGCAACCGGGGTCGACCTGATCGTTGACGATACCCCGGAGACAGTAACCCTGTCTGCCTTTGATCCGGTCAGGCGGGAAATCGCAAGGATTTCCCTTGAGCGCCTGATAACCGATGGAAGGATTCACCCCACAAGGATTGAAGAGATTGTCGAAAAAGTCAAAAAGGAAATCGAAACCCATATACGGGAGGAAGGCGAAAAGGCTGTCTTCGACTTCGGATTGTCCGGCATCCATCCTGAACTTATCAAACTGATCGGGAGGCTGAAATACAGAACCTCATACGGCCAGAATGTCCTCCAGCACTCGAGGGAGGTCGCGTATCTGGCCGGCATGATGGCCGGAGAATTGCGGGTGGACATGAAACTTGCAAAACGGGCAGGCATTCTCCACGACATCGGAAAGGCAGTCGATCATGAAATCGAGGGCTCCCACCAGGAAATCGGTTCGAACATCGCCAGAAAATATGGAGAAAACCACAAAGTAAGCAATGCCATACTGGTCCACCATGGCGAAGGAGACCCCATGACCGTTGAGGCTGCGCTTGTTGCCGCGGCAGATGCGCTGTCAGCAGCCCGCCCGGGTGTCAGAAAAGAGAGCATAGAGAATTACCTGAAGCGTCTTGAGAAGCTCGAACAGATGGCCCTTTCCTATAAAGGGGTCGATAAATGTTACGCAATACAGGCAGGACGTGAAATCCGGATTATCGTGAAACCTGAAGACGTCAGCGACGAAATATCCTCGATGATTTCAAGAGAACTTGCCAGGAAAATTGAGTCCGAAATGACGTATCCCGGACAGATAAAGGTAACGGTCATCAGAGAGTCCAGGTACGTGGAATATGCAAAGTAA
- the tpiA gene encoding triose-phosphate isomerase, which produces MRTPIIAANWKMNKNTSEVREFVAQLIPAVRDENGVVIVIAPPFTYLSLAEELLKGSNIRLAAQNMFFEEKGAYTGEISPLMLRDTGCRYVIVGHSERRQYFFENNETVNKKIKAAKRHGLDVIVCIGESLQEREDEKTFAVLQEQIAKGLEGIGHSGIVIAYEPVWAIGTGKTATPEQAQEAHAYIRERLAVLYGNSAEELCILYGGSVTPENVDSLMACRDVDGALVGGASLKADSFARIVKFRR; this is translated from the coding sequence ATGCGAACGCCGATTATTGCTGCAAACTGGAAGATGAACAAGAACACTTCCGAGGTACGGGAGTTTGTCGCACAGCTGATCCCTGCCGTAAGAGACGAGAATGGGGTAGTGATTGTGATTGCACCTCCGTTTACATACCTCTCACTGGCGGAGGAGCTGCTGAAAGGCTCAAATATCAGGCTTGCTGCACAGAACATGTTTTTTGAAGAAAAAGGCGCATATACCGGTGAAATATCTCCTTTAATGCTGCGTGATACGGGGTGCAGGTATGTGATTGTCGGACATTCTGAAAGGCGGCAATATTTTTTTGAGAATAATGAGACAGTAAACAAAAAAATAAAGGCTGCCAAAAGGCATGGGCTCGATGTTATCGTCTGTATTGGTGAATCCCTGCAGGAGAGGGAGGATGAAAAGACTTTTGCAGTCCTTCAGGAACAGATCGCAAAGGGACTTGAAGGGATCGGTCATTCCGGTATAGTAATCGCATATGAACCCGTATGGGCGATTGGTACCGGAAAGACCGCAACTCCTGAACAGGCACAGGAGGCGCATGCCTATATCAGGGAACGGCTCGCGGTATTGTATGGAAATAGCGCGGAAGAATTATGTATACTATACGGTGGCAGTGTAACTCCGGAGAATGTGGATTCTCTGATGGCCTGCAGGGATGTTGACGGCGCCCTGGTGGGTGGTGCAAGTCTCAAGGCTGACAGCTTTGCCAGAATAGTAAAATTCAGGAGATAA
- a CDS encoding TrpB-like pyridoxal phosphate-dependent enzyme yields the protein MNRQILLNEKDIPVQWYNIQADLPNPLPPPLNPGTGQPITPDMLAPVFPMNLIEQEVSTERWINIPDEVLEKYLIWRPTPLHRAHFLEKALGTPAKIYFKNEGVSPPGSHKPNTAIAQAYYNKVFGIKRLATETGAGQWGSALSFACNQFGLELKVYMVRISYNQKPYRRLMMETWGAKCVPSPSPDTNAGRKFLEQNPEHPGSLGISISEAIEDAVTTQDSRYSLGSVLNHVLLHQTIIGLEAHKQLASIGKYPDVVIGCAGGGSNFAGIALPFVRDKIHGKQVHIIAAEPNSCPTMTKGTYTYDFGDTAETTPLLAMHSLGHGFVPAPIHAGGLRYHGMAPIISRLVVDKLIEPRAYSQLDTFAAGVMFARTEGFIPAPETNHAIACTIEEARKAKEEGKEKVILMNWSGHGIVDLAAYDAYLSGKLEDYVLPDEDIKNLLKDLEKFPKP from the coding sequence GTGAACAGACAGATACTACTGAACGAAAAAGATATCCCGGTGCAATGGTATAACATCCAGGCAGACTTGCCGAATCCTTTGCCGCCGCCGCTCAATCCGGGGACAGGACAGCCGATAACACCTGATATGCTCGCTCCGGTATTTCCGATGAACCTTATAGAGCAGGAAGTCAGCACAGAGAGATGGATAAATATCCCGGATGAAGTGCTCGAAAAATATCTTATCTGGAGGCCCACGCCTCTGCACAGGGCCCATTTTCTCGAGAAGGCGCTCGGGACCCCTGCAAAGATATATTTTAAGAACGAGGGTGTGAGCCCTCCGGGAAGCCACAAACCGAATACTGCAATCGCACAGGCGTATTACAATAAAGTATTCGGCATTAAGAGGCTTGCCACCGAGACAGGTGCGGGCCAGTGGGGAAGCGCTCTCTCTTTTGCATGCAACCAGTTCGGCCTTGAATTGAAAGTCTACATGGTCAGGATCAGCTACAATCAGAAACCTTACAGAAGGCTCATGATGGAAACGTGGGGCGCGAAATGCGTGCCCAGCCCGAGTCCTGATACGAATGCAGGAAGGAAGTTCCTTGAACAGAATCCCGAGCACCCCGGAAGCCTGGGCATCTCCATCAGTGAAGCGATCGAGGATGCAGTCACCACACAGGACTCAAGATATTCACTCGGAAGCGTGCTGAACCATGTGCTGCTGCACCAAACGATCATTGGGCTTGAAGCGCATAAACAGCTCGCATCCATCGGAAAATATCCTGACGTCGTCATAGGATGCGCCGGCGGCGGAAGCAATTTTGCAGGGATAGCTCTGCCGTTCGTGAGAGACAAGATACACGGGAAACAGGTACATATCATCGCCGCAGAGCCCAATTCCTGCCCTACCATGACAAAAGGCACCTATACCTATGACTTTGGAGATACTGCCGAGACTACTCCTTTGCTAGCGATGCATTCACTCGGCCATGGCTTTGTGCCTGCCCCTATCCATGCAGGAGGTCTCAGATACCACGGGATGGCACCCATTATAAGCAGACTGGTTGTGGACAAACTGATTGAGCCCAGAGCCTATTCCCAGCTGGATACCTTTGCGGCGGGAGTAATGTTCGCAAGGACAGAAGGGTTCATCCCTGCCCCTGAAACAAACCATGCAATCGCATGCACGATCGAAGAGGCGCGGAAGGCAAAAGAAGAAGGCAAGGAGAAAGTGATCCTCATGAACTGGAGCGGACACGGCATCGTCGATCTCGCTGCATATGACGCATATCTTTCAGGCAAACTCGAAGATTATGTACTGCCGGATGAAGATATCAAAAACCTTCTGAAGGACCTCGAAAAGTTTCCAAAACCTTAA